Proteins from one Deinococcus sedimenti genomic window:
- a CDS encoding AMP-binding protein — translation MFQPDHECLPEPQLRALQLQRLQDMLARQWAHVPPMRARLDGAGLRPDDLRSLTDLSAFPFTRKADLRAHYPLGLVATPRSELRRVHASSGTSGKATVVAYDQNDLNVFAEVVARSLHAAGARPGMTFHNAYGYGLFTGGLGTHAGAERLGLCTVPVSGGGTERQLDLILDLQPEVIACTPSYALVLAEGFRRRGVAPHDLSLRYAVLGAEPWAEKTRAGVQEGLGVSATNIYGLSEIIGPGVSGEDTREQRGSYIWEDHFYPEIVHPETGEPLPDGEWGVLVLTSMTRTALPLLRYWTGDITRLIPGENVTGRTMRRMDIIRGRSDDLIILRGVNVYPTQLEAVLLGLGHVSPHYHVILTRTGTLDDLTLQLEVPQGSAALREEIERQIKAQVGVTVRCELCEPGQLPRSEGGKLRRVTDHRPPR, via the coding sequence GTGTTCCAGCCTGATCACGAGTGTCTCCCTGAACCCCAGCTGCGCGCCCTGCAACTGCAGCGCCTGCAGGACATGCTGGCGCGCCAGTGGGCGCACGTGCCGCCGATGCGGGCCCGGCTGGACGGCGCGGGCCTGCGCCCCGACGACCTGCGGAGCCTGACGGACCTGTCGGCCTTTCCGTTCACGCGCAAAGCCGACCTGCGCGCCCACTACCCCCTGGGGCTGGTCGCCACGCCCCGCAGCGAATTGCGCCGCGTGCACGCCAGCAGCGGCACGAGCGGGAAGGCCACGGTCGTCGCGTACGACCAGAACGACCTGAACGTCTTCGCGGAGGTGGTGGCGCGCAGCCTGCACGCCGCCGGCGCCCGGCCCGGCATGACCTTCCACAACGCGTACGGGTACGGCCTGTTCACCGGAGGGCTGGGAACACACGCGGGGGCCGAGCGACTGGGCCTGTGCACCGTGCCGGTCTCGGGCGGCGGCACCGAACGGCAGCTGGACCTGATCCTGGACCTGCAGCCTGAGGTGATCGCCTGCACGCCCAGCTACGCGCTGGTACTCGCCGAGGGCTTCCGCCGCCGCGGCGTGGCGCCGCACGATCTGAGCCTGCGCTACGCGGTGCTGGGCGCCGAGCCCTGGGCGGAGAAGACCCGCGCGGGCGTGCAGGAGGGCCTGGGCGTGAGCGCCACGAACATCTACGGCCTGTCGGAGATCATCGGCCCGGGCGTCAGCGGCGAGGACACCCGGGAGCAGCGCGGCAGTTACATCTGGGAGGATCACTTCTACCCGGAGATCGTGCATCCGGAAACGGGCGAGCCCCTGCCGGACGGCGAGTGGGGCGTGCTGGTGCTGACGTCCATGACCCGCACGGCCCTGCCGCTGCTGCGCTACTGGACCGGCGACATCACGCGCCTGATCCCCGGTGAGAACGTCACCGGGCGGACCATGCGGCGCATGGACATCATCCGGGGCCGCAGCGACGACCTGATCATCCTGCGCGGCGTGAACGTGTACCCCACGCAGCTCGAGGCGGTGCTGCTGGGCCTGGGGCACGTCAGTCCGCACTACCACGTGATCCTGACCCGCACCGGCACCCTGGACGACCTGACCCTGCAACTCGAGGTGCCGCAGGGCAGCGCCGCGCTGCGCGAGGAGATCGAGCGGCAGATCAAGGCGCAGGTGGGCGTGACCGTCCGCTGCGAACTGTGCGAGCCGGGCCAGTTGCCGCGCAGCGAGGGCGGCAAACTCCGCCGCGTGACCGACCACCGCCCGCCCCGCTGA
- a CDS encoding GGDEF domain-containing protein, translating into MNRVPTAPELTTRTTGLTADVTRVKLRGYLLALLLASPGLILLLLHLVQAGALGLAVTHGAVMLSGVALTVLVWRDQHRLNLAERVFAGLLLLSGLNFLLGYALHPGEVLGHDLLGSVLLFIVAGLLLVLPPLWSLPLSVALLVTYRLEVQLLSGLPPGTRSLSQWVNLGMFALLGVGVVMRQTLGQVVERAHLLTFLATHDPLTGLLNRRGFEDLAQPGRPLLVLDADHFKAINDTHGHAIGDDVLRHLARTVESQLPPGTLLARWGGEEFVLLAPGDLTGGVLLAERIRAAVGATPLAGLPVTVCLGVTFWADGESFRDAFSRADQAMYLAKRGGKNCVRTHPDEAPGGPD; encoded by the coding sequence ATGAACAGAGTGCCGACCGCGCCAGAGCTGACCACCCGCACGACCGGCCTCACCGCCGACGTGACCCGGGTCAAGCTGCGCGGTTACCTGCTGGCCCTGCTGCTGGCCTCGCCGGGGCTGATCCTGCTGCTGCTGCACCTCGTTCAGGCCGGCGCGCTCGGTCTGGCGGTCACGCACGGCGCCGTGATGCTCAGCGGCGTCGCGCTGACCGTGCTGGTCTGGCGGGACCAGCACCGCCTGAATCTGGCCGAACGCGTCTTCGCGGGCCTGCTGTTGCTCAGCGGCCTGAACTTCCTGCTCGGCTACGCGCTGCACCCGGGCGAGGTACTGGGGCACGACCTGCTCGGCAGCGTCCTGCTGTTCATCGTGGCGGGCCTGCTGCTCGTCCTGCCCCCCCTGTGGTCCCTGCCGCTGTCGGTCGCGCTGCTCGTCACGTACCGCCTGGAGGTCCAGCTGCTCAGCGGCCTCCCGCCCGGCACCCGGTCCCTGAGTCAGTGGGTGAATCTGGGCATGTTCGCGCTGCTGGGCGTGGGGGTCGTCATGCGCCAGACGCTCGGTCAGGTCGTGGAACGTGCCCACCTCCTCACCTTCCTGGCCACCCACGACCCCCTGACCGGCCTGCTCAACCGCCGCGGCTTCGAGGACCTCGCGCAGCCGGGCCGGCCCCTGCTGGTGCTGGACGCCGATCACTTCAAGGCCATTAACGACACCCACGGGCACGCCATCGGCGACGACGTCCTGCGGCACCTGGCCCGGACGGTCGAATCCCAGCTCCCGCCCGGCACCCTGCTCGCCCGCTGGGGCGGCGAGGAATTCGTCCTCCTCGCCCCAGGAGACCTGACCGGCGGCGTGCTCCTGGCCGAACGCATCCGCGCGGCCGTGGGTGCCACGCCGCTGGCCGGGCTGCCCGTCACGGTCTGCCTCGGCGTGACCTTCTGGGCGGACGGCGAGTCGTTCCGTGACGCGTTCTCCCGCGCCGATCAGGCCATGTACCTCGCCAAACGCGGCGGCAAGAACTGCGTGCGGACGCACCCGGACGAGGCGCCCGGCGGGCCGGACTGA
- a CDS encoding DUF808 domain-containing protein, which translates to MSGGLVALLDDVAAIARLAAASIDDIGAAAAKASVKAVGVVVDDTAVTPRYVTGFTPDRELPIIWRIARGSLRNKIVFILPVALLLSEFLPQAMPPILMLGGAYLCFEGAEKLIEAVRGGHEEEATTEARLSSADHEKKMISGAIRTDFILSAEIMAISLAEVASEPLGERAVILVVVALLITALVYGVVALIVKMDDIGLKLAQARTGTGRAIGRGLVKGMPIILGALGVIGTAAMLWVGGHIIIAGLADFGWHAPEDLLHDLSHGAAEAIPAIAGLVTWLVDTLVSAVVGLIVGLVVAGIMHLIPRRGAAAH; encoded by the coding sequence GTGAGCGGCGGCCTTGTCGCCCTGCTCGACGACGTGGCCGCCATCGCCCGTCTCGCCGCCGCGTCCATCGACGACATCGGCGCCGCCGCCGCGAAAGCCAGCGTGAAAGCCGTTGGCGTCGTCGTGGACGACACCGCCGTCACGCCGCGGTACGTGACCGGCTTCACGCCCGACCGGGAACTGCCGATCATCTGGCGCATCGCGCGCGGCTCCCTGCGCAACAAGATCGTGTTCATTCTGCCGGTCGCGCTGCTGCTCAGCGAATTCCTGCCGCAGGCCATGCCGCCCATCCTGATGCTCGGCGGCGCGTACCTGTGCTTTGAAGGCGCCGAGAAACTCATCGAGGCGGTCCGCGGCGGGCACGAAGAGGAGGCCACCACCGAGGCCCGGCTGAGCAGCGCCGACCACGAGAAGAAGATGATCAGCGGCGCCATCCGCACCGACTTCATCCTCTCGGCCGAGATCATGGCCATCTCCCTGGCCGAGGTCGCCAGCGAACCGCTCGGGGAGCGCGCCGTGATTCTCGTGGTCGTCGCCCTGCTCATCACCGCACTCGTGTACGGCGTGGTCGCCCTGATCGTGAAGATGGACGACATCGGCCTGAAACTCGCCCAGGCCCGCACCGGCACGGGCCGCGCCATCGGCCGGGGCCTCGTCAAGGGCATGCCCATCATCCTGGGCGCCCTGGGCGTCATTGGTACCGCCGCTATGCTGTGGGTGGGCGGGCACATCATCATCGCGGGCCTCGCGGACTTCGGCTGGCACGCCCCTGAAGACCTCCTGCACGACCTGTCGCACGGCGCCGCCGAGGCCATCCCGGCCATCGCGGGTTTGGTCACGTGGCTGGTCGATACCCTCGTCAGCGCCGTCGTGGGGCTGATCGTGGGTCTGGTCGTCGCGGGCATCATGCACCTGATTCCCCGCCGGGGCGCTGCCGCCCACTGA
- a CDS encoding xanthine dehydrogenase small subunit encodes MVELTINGTVRRLPAAAHTTLLGALRAEGLTGCKEGCAEGECGACAVLVARADGEGTRWESVNACLALLPALDGAEVVTSEGLGSPQALHPAQSELAFRGGSQCGYCTPGFVVSLAAEYLRPERTPGEHGEANGFDVHSLSGNLCRCTGYRPIVDAARALGTPVAGDPLAARRSQPAPRPRATRLDAADGTFHRPATLAEALDLLAAHPDARVLAGGTDWGVDVNLRRARAAVTVAVDALPELRAFEIGGEVIRLGAALTLSDLERRLGDRVPLLQAWFPQFASRLIRNSATLGGNLGTASPIGDSPPVLLALDAELELVGPGGVRVVPLRDYFTGYRQTVRATGELIQAVRIPTPLAPVTAFHKIAKRRFDDISSVAVGYALRVEGGVVTQARIGLGGVAATPLRAYEAEAALEGHPWTADTARRAARILGATGTPLSDHRASAAYRAAMLEQSLLKVHWETQAEVTA; translated from the coding sequence ATGGTGGAACTGACGATCAACGGAACGGTGCGGCGGCTGCCGGCGGCGGCGCACACGACGCTGCTGGGCGCGCTGCGCGCCGAGGGCCTGACGGGCTGCAAGGAGGGCTGCGCGGAGGGTGAGTGCGGCGCGTGCGCGGTGCTCGTCGCCCGCGCGGACGGTGAGGGAACGCGCTGGGAGAGCGTGAACGCGTGCCTGGCGCTGCTGCCCGCACTGGACGGCGCGGAGGTCGTGACGAGCGAGGGCCTGGGCTCCCCGCAGGCGTTGCACCCGGCGCAGTCGGAACTGGCTTTCCGGGGCGGGTCGCAGTGCGGGTACTGCACGCCGGGCTTCGTGGTGAGCCTCGCGGCGGAGTACCTGCGCCCCGAACGCACGCCGGGCGAGCATGGCGAGGCGAACGGCTTCGACGTGCACTCGCTGAGCGGGAACCTGTGCCGCTGCACCGGGTACCGCCCGATCGTGGACGCGGCCCGCGCGCTGGGAACGCCCGTGGCGGGCGATCCGCTGGCGGCGCGGCGCTCACAGCCCGCTCCTCGCCCCCGGGCCACGCGGCTGGACGCCGCAGACGGCACCTTCCACCGCCCGGCCACGCTGGCGGAGGCGCTGGACCTGCTCGCGGCGCACCCGGACGCGCGGGTGCTGGCGGGCGGCACCGACTGGGGCGTGGACGTGAACCTTCGGCGCGCCCGCGCGGCCGTGACGGTCGCCGTGGACGCCCTGCCGGAGCTCCGCGCCTTCGAGATCGGGGGGGAGGTGATCCGGCTGGGCGCGGCCCTGACCCTCAGTGACCTGGAACGCCGATTGGGGGACCGCGTGCCCCTGTTGCAGGCGTGGTTCCCGCAGTTCGCGTCGCGGCTGATCCGCAATTCCGCCACGCTGGGCGGGAACCTGGGGACCGCCTCGCCCATCGGGGACAGCCCGCCGGTGCTGCTGGCGCTGGACGCTGAGCTGGAACTCGTCGGGCCGGGCGGCGTGCGCGTCGTGCCGCTGCGGGACTACTTCACCGGGTACCGGCAGACGGTACGCGCCACGGGCGAGCTGATCCAGGCGGTGCGGATCCCCACGCCGCTGGCCCCCGTGACGGCGTTCCACAAGATCGCCAAGCGGCGCTTCGACGACATCTCCAGCGTGGCGGTCGGGTACGCCCTGCGCGTGGAGGGCGGCGTGGTCACGCAGGCCCGAATCGGGCTGGGCGGGGTGGCCGCCACGCCCCTGCGAGCGTACGAGGCCGAGGCCGCGCTGGAGGGGCACCCCTGGACGGCCGACACCGCCCGCCGCGCCGCCCGCATCCTGGGCGCGACCGGCACGCCGCTGAGCGACCACCGCGCCAGCGCCGCGTACCGCGCGGCCATGCTGGAACAGAGCCTCCTGAAAGTCCACTGGGAGACCCAGGCGGAGGTGACGGCATGA